The Cognaticolwellia beringensis genome segment GACCGACCAATAATTTCAGTACGTGGCACTAGACCTATGACACGAGAGTCAGCACTGTTGTCGCGATTATCCCCCATAACCAGATAAAAGCCCTTGGGTATTGTTGTTGGTTGAAAACTTTCTAGCTGATAGTTTCTAGAATCCCCTGGTTTCAACTGAGTGCGAATTAAGTGACTCTGACCAGTGATATGTTCTTCACTCAATATAAAATTATCGTGTTCGGAAATAAGCTTGTAGTTAGCGGGCTTGTTATTTATCAATAATTTATTCTTATGCAGTGATACCGTATCGCCCGGAACGCCTATAACGCGTTTTACCAGACGTTTTTCTGCGGCTTCTGATTCAAAAATGACAATATCATTTCTTAACGGATCAGCAATTTTTACCAGTGAGTATTGGCTAAATGGTAACCTTAAGTCATAAGCCATTTTATTAATTAAAATGCGGTCACCTTCGACAATGGTTGGTTTCATTGAGCCGGTTGGAACATCATTCCAGTCCGCAACGGCACTGCGAAAAACTAGCATTAAACTAACAAATAACAATAAAGATTTGTTTTCTTTTAACAGGCGCGACAGACTTTTTTTCATGATATTCCTCTGATGTAATAGCTAAAATCTATAGATGAAATAACGACTCATCTTTGGACTGAAATTGCATTTTGAAGTTCATTTTCTAGCAGCTTATCAGCGATATCAAATGTAATTAATTATGTCAGTGGAGCTTTGTTTTTTCGCCTGCAGCATGATTTTTAATGGGTATATTTGCACTATCTACCTACTGTTCGTCACTATAACCCCAAGATGCGACAGGTGGTGTTACCGGCGCTGATAAGTCAAAATCAACACGAAATTCACGACCTTGACGAATTAACCTATAGGTAAACTTTTCAGGGTAGATAAACATTTGCCATGTATTACCGGCTGACTGTGGAATACCGGTATTAACAAACAATTGTTTTGAATATTCATCAGCAGGAAAAGACTGAACTTGCGCCCAGCCAGCGTCAATAGTATGACCACCATACATAGTGCTTTCATCATGACTGCCATCGCGGTGGCGGTGATCATGCTTTAAAGATAAACCTGAACCTGTTTTAGTGATAATCCAAGTTCTTGAGGCATCGTCACCAACATGGAAAGGAATTTCGAGCTTTTCATCAGAACACTTTCTAATATGCATGATGAGATCTTTGTTAGCAAAGCCATCACCGCTAGCATTGTCTATAGTGACCTGGCCTTGGAAGGCTTTATCACAATGAGCTTTTATGCTGTTAAAGAAACTATTATGTGTGTCGATAGACACTAAAGGCGCTTCACTCGCCGCGGTTGCAACATTTGCAAAATAAAAAATACTGCTGGAAAGTATTAACGTTAAAATGTTTGTTTTCGCTTTCATTAAATACACCTAAGTTGACTGAGTTTAAAACCTTAAGGTGTGATGCTATCAGATAACTTCCTAATAGGGTGTCGAAAAATTTTGTGATAGCAATTTAAGCACTAATACCGTAAAAATTTTCTTGTAGTCTTTTCGCTGGCAGCGCAAAATTGCCCGCAATTGCGGTGTAAAACTTTTGAGTGCTATAAAAATGAATTTAAAAACTGAACATGTCGTCATAGGGCTAACTGATCCTAAAAGCCCAACAAATGTCGGTGCGGTTATGCGAGCCGCTGGTTGTTATCAAGCGAATGAAGTGCGATATACCGGTGCTAGATATGCCAGAGCTGCAAAGTTTCATACAGATACTAAAGATGCATCACGTAAAATTCCCTTAAATGCGGTTGAGTCATTAATCAGTAATTTAGCGCCAGAGCAACGTATAGTTTGTGTAGATTTAGTTGAGGGCGCAATACCTTTACCTGAGTTTGAACATCCAGATAATGCGCTTTATATTTTTGGCCCAGAAGATGGCACCATAGCACAAGAGGTTATCAACCGTGCTGATGCCGTAGTTTATGTGCCAACCATAGGCTGCATGAATTTAGCCGCCAGCGTTAATGTTTTGCTTTACGACCGATTAGCTAAATCAAAGCACGCTATAGTGGGCGACGATTTAATTAAACGCAGCCGAGATACTAATAATACGGTCAGCGTGAAAGCTGGTTAAGTCTATGAACAAGCCCGCGGATTAACGAAATTAGCGGACTTAACTTTGTCGCAGAAGTGTTTTTATTTAATATAAAGGAGACTTTTAAATTAAATGGGTTGACTATTGTTAGAAAGTAGATACAATACGTCCCAGCTAGAAAGTAAGACCTATATTTATGTACAAAGTTTCGAAGTTATATTAGTAAGTAGCTCGTCCTGTTTAATAAGTAATAGCAACACTCTCTGCAACACCGCCTTACTTTTGAGGCATCAATTACGAATAAATAGGATAATACAATGTCTAATACAACTACTGGTACAGTAAAATGGTTTAACGAGTCTAAAGGCTTCGGTTTCATCGAGCAAGAGTCTGGTCCAGACGTTTTCGCACATTTCTCTGCAATCTCTGGCGACGGTTTCAAAACTCTTGCTGAAGGCCAAAAAGTACAGTTTACTGTTACTCAAGGTCAAAAAGGTCCTCAAGCTGAGAACATCGTAGCACTTTAATTAATATTTCTTAGCTGGCTACGCTAGCTTAAATATTAAATGTGTTAAAAAAAGGGGAGACTTAGTCTGCCCTTTTTTGTGCCTGTAAATAAATACAATGTCAGTAATTAATCAATATATACAACTTGTTGCGCAGAACACACTTAAACAAGATGCTGAGCAATACAAAGCCGCCCATGCGTTAGATGAACTGTCGCAAAAATTAATACTCGCACAAGATCAAACATCTTTAGTTTCCACGATAAAAAATCTATTTTCCAAGAATAAGCCCATTCAAGGGATCTATTTTCATGGCAGAGTAGGCCGTGGGAAAACCATGCTGATGGATTTATTTTATCAACAGCTCAACATACCCCGTAAGAGACGTATTCACTTTCACCACTTTATGGAAAGTGTGCATCAAATGCTGAAAGACTGTAGTGGTAAAGATAATCCCCTAATCTTGATTGCAAAAACGTGGTCTACGGAAGTTGATGTACTATGTTTTGATGAATTCTTTGTTAATGATATTGGCGATGCCATGTTATTAGCTGGCTTACTCCGTGCTATGCTTTCAAACGGTATAACCTTGATAGCTACGTCAAATTGTCCACCCGATCAGCTCTATAAAAATGGCTTACAACGCGCAAGGTTTTTGCCCACCATTGATGTTATTCACCAGTATTGCCAAATTATCTCTATTGACGGGCCGCATGATCATCGATTATTAATGACTGATATCCCAGATCTTAAATATCGAGACTTTTATATTGGCTGTGAAGTAAAAAGTAACTTCTTATTACATCACTTTACTGAGCTAATTACTGACAATGTTTGCTATAACGACAGCATTATTATTCATGGTAGGGTCGTTAATTTCTTAGCTTGCAGTGATAAAACTATTTGGTTTGATTTTATGACACTTTGTTCAAGCCCAAGAAGCCAAAGGGATTATATTAAGTTAGCAGATAATTATGCCACAGTGCTGATAAGTAACGTGCCGCAATTTAGTGGTAAATTAATTCCTGCGGTATTCTCCGGTGTTGAAGATGGTTACCAAAGAAGTGGTGTGGTGATGGGGCAATTAAGAGGGCTAGATGATGAGGCTCGACGCTTTATTGCACTTGTCGATGAATTTTACGATAGAGGTATTCGCTTAATTATTGCCGCTGAGGTTGATATTGCTGAGCTTTATCAAGGCACACAACTTAACTTTGAGTTTGCCCGTTGCCGATCACGATTGTTTGAAATGCAGCGATTAAATTACCTGTAGCCGTATTTATTTCCTTAACGCATCCATTGTTAAATTAACCATAAATTTAATTTACTGACTAAATTATGGCCTTATTAGTTTTTTATAAATAAAATATTTATTCTAAACTATTGATATAAAGGGAGTTATAATTTTGGCATTAGACTTGTAAATAATAACGTTAACAGGTGGTTTGTTGATATTAAAATCGCTCTAGAAACGCTAAATTTATAAAGGAAGATTAAGATGAAAACATTGATTGCTACAGCACTAATTATCGCAAGTTCAGCGAGTTATGCACACGATAACTCTTTTTCTAGTGAGTCATGTAATGTTGACTTAAATGGCGGCATTAATATCAATGCTAAAGAAATCATTTTTTCTAAAAATAAATCGCCACTTTATACCATAACCAACAATGATACTTTGATAATCAAAGGCGAAGAAGTTACTTTAACATCCCATCAGAAGTCATTAATACGTGATTATTCAAGCCATATACGTGATGTTGTACCCGAAGTAAAAAGTATCGCCTTAGATGCAATTGATTTAGCCATTGATGGCGTTAACTTAGCCTTTAACGAGTTGTTAGGTGAAGGGAATAACGTTAGTGCTGATCTCACCACACAATTAACGACTATACGTGGTGAAGTTGACGCTGAGTTTAACAAACAAAATAGTTTCTATATTGATGAAGATGGTTTTTCGGGTAAAGATTTCTTTGGTGACGATTTTGAGCAACGAATTGAGTCTGCAGTAGAAAGTACCATTAAAAATTCTTTAGGGACTTTAATGATTGCGGTTGGCCAAGAAATGCTATTTTCAGGTGGCGATATGGATGCATTTGAAACAAAAATGGATGATTTTGGCGAACTTATTGGCAATGAAATGGAAACTCGTAGTGAAGGAATAGAAAAGCGCGGTGAAGCTTTGTGTCAGTCAATAATGGTGATTGATGAAATGGAAGAGCAATTAAAAGACAGTATCGATGAAATTTCAAATTATAATTTTATCACGGCTAGCTCAAAATCAAGCCATAATAAGATTTAAATTATTGTGATCCCTTAGGTTAATAGCTTGCGGGTAGATAACAGATAAAGCGTAGCCTAATTTCGGTTGCGCTTTTTTATTGCCAATGCAACAGCTGCACGTTAAAGTAGCGCCCTCAATAGTCCTGACATACTCTTTATGCACGCTGTACAGCAACTTCACCAATATCGTAAAAGCCTAAGTACCACTACCTACAAATCGAGAGGCCAACGAGTGATTCGTTGTGAGTTGTGCCGTTTAGCAAAACCTTTTTGTATTTGCGCCTTGGCACCTAAGGTTAGCTCGCAAGCCGGATTTTTGATGTTAATGTACGATACTGAAGTATTAAAACCGAGTAATACCGGTAAGTTAATTGCAGATTTGATCCCCGACAGTTTTGCCTTTCTTTGGTCTAGAACCCAAGTAAACCCTGATATTATCACCTTGTTAAACGATCCTATGTGGCAACCTATGGTGGTTTTTCCAAAAGCTTATGCGGGTGATGAACGCGAAATTTTCGATAACAAAATTACGGTTACTTCAGGGAAACGTCCGTTATTTATTATGCTAGATGGGAGTTGGCGAGAAGCTAAAAAAATGTTTCGCCGCAGTCCTTATTTACAAAACTTGCCTGTGGTGTCATTTACCCCAAAAACACCTCAAGACTCGACCGAGCTTAGCTCACGTTATCAAATTCGTTTAGCGGCTAATAATACTGAATTAGCGACAGCTGAAGTTGCTGCACAGGTTTTGTCTTTAGCG includes the following:
- a CDS encoding DUF2884 family protein yields the protein MKTLIATALIIASSASYAHDNSFSSESCNVDLNGGININAKEIIFSKNKSPLYTITNNDTLIIKGEEVTLTSHQKSLIRDYSSHIRDVVPEVKSIALDAIDLAIDGVNLAFNELLGEGNNVSADLTTQLTTIRGEVDAEFNKQNSFYIDEDGFSGKDFFGDDFEQRIESAVESTIKNSLGTLMIAVGQEMLFSGGDMDAFETKMDDFGELIGNEMETRSEGIEKRGEALCQSIMVIDEMEEQLKDSIDEISNYNFITASSKSSHNKI
- the lepB gene encoding signal peptidase I encodes the protein MKKSLSRLLKENKSLLLFVSLMLVFRSAVADWNDVPTGSMKPTIVEGDRILINKMAYDLRLPFSQYSLVKIADPLRNDIVIFESEAAEKRLVKRVIGVPGDTVSLHKNKLLINNKPANYKLISEHDNFILSEEHITGQSHLIRTQLKPGDSRNYQLESFQPTTIPKGFYLVMGDNRDNSADSRVIGLVPRTEIIGRSTMVAFSLNYDNYLIPRSERFLKSM
- a CDS encoding RNA methyltransferase; the protein is MNLKTEHVVIGLTDPKSPTNVGAVMRAAGCYQANEVRYTGARYARAAKFHTDTKDASRKIPLNAVESLISNLAPEQRIVCVDLVEGAIPLPEFEHPDNALYIFGPEDGTIAQEVINRADAVVYVPTIGCMNLAASVNVLLYDRLAKSKHAIVGDDLIKRSRDTNNTVSVKAG
- a CDS encoding tRNA-uridine aminocarboxypropyltransferase, whose protein sequence is MHAVQQLHQYRKSLSTTTYKSRGQRVIRCELCRLAKPFCICALAPKVSSQAGFLMLMYDTEVLKPSNTGKLIADLIPDSFAFLWSRTQVNPDIITLLNDPMWQPMVVFPKAYAGDEREIFDNKITVTSGKRPLFIMLDGSWREAKKMFRRSPYLQNLPVVSFTPKTPQDSTELSSRYQIRLAANNTELATAEVAAQVLSLAGEQTNADLLDLWFDVFSYQYQRGVCQINKANPNAVADYTEFAKLNGITLAKDITN
- a CDS encoding cold-shock protein, which translates into the protein MSNTTTGTVKWFNESKGFGFIEQESGPDVFAHFSAISGDGFKTLAEGQKVQFTVTQGQKGPQAENIVAL
- the zapE gene encoding cell division protein ZapE, producing MSVINQYIQLVAQNTLKQDAEQYKAAHALDELSQKLILAQDQTSLVSTIKNLFSKNKPIQGIYFHGRVGRGKTMLMDLFYQQLNIPRKRRIHFHHFMESVHQMLKDCSGKDNPLILIAKTWSTEVDVLCFDEFFVNDIGDAMLLAGLLRAMLSNGITLIATSNCPPDQLYKNGLQRARFLPTIDVIHQYCQIISIDGPHDHRLLMTDIPDLKYRDFYIGCEVKSNFLLHHFTELITDNVCYNDSIIIHGRVVNFLACSDKTIWFDFMTLCSSPRSQRDYIKLADNYATVLISNVPQFSGKLIPAVFSGVEDGYQRSGVVMGQLRGLDDEARRFIALVDEFYDRGIRLIIAAEVDIAELYQGTQLNFEFARCRSRLFEMQRLNYL